GATGAACCGGGAGGGATTTTCTGGAAAGAGGGGGGAGAATATATCCGGGAGCATCTCTTAAACCGGGGGTTAATATCAGAGGAAGATATGGCTCTCTTTAAAGTGACCGACAGTGTGGATGAAGCCGTGGATGAGGTGGTTCATTTCTACCGCAATTATCATTCATCTCGGTTTGTTCAGTCCCAATTGGTGCTAAGGCTACATTACCCTGTCAACGATGAACTCCTGGAACGGCTTAATATTGAGTTTAAAGATATCCTTAATGAAGGAAAGATTTCCCGAAGTTCTCCTTTTCCCGAAGAAATTAATGAAGAAAATCTGTCCAAGCTTAACCGCTTGGCTTTTACTTTTAATCGGAAAGATTTTGGCCGGTTAAGGCAGATGATCGATCTTCTCAATCAAAGTATTCCGGAATAAAACCAGCCTTCCGAAAAAGTGGTTTACCCCTTTCTTTAATAATTCCCGGTTCCTTTCTCCTCCTAACAGAGTCCTTTACTTTTTTTTGTGTTCAGGTATGTTATTCCCGTGAATTCAAACTCTTATCTTTTTTGGATTTTGCCCTTTCTTTTCTTTGGTGCAGCATTTCTTTATTCCTCGGTGGGGCATGGGGGTGCTTCGGCTTACTTGGCCATTCTGGTCCTGGCAGGTTTTCCCTATTCTGAAATCGCCCCCCTTGTTTTGATGTTTAATTTGATTGTTTCTAGCGGAGGATTTTACCACTTTTGGAGAGGAGGCCATTTTTCCGGAAAACTCCTATTTCCTTTTGTCCTAACCTCTATTCCTGCGGCTTTTTGGGGCGGTTCCCTGGAGGTTTCCTCGCAGTTGCTATCCTGGGTTTTATTTCTCACCTTGTTTTTAGCTGGGTTACGATTCCTCCTTCTTCGAAAGACCATTCAACCCGTAGCCCATTTGAATTCGACCACCCTATACCTGTTGGGACTTCCCATGGGATTTGTTCTTGGGGGAGTCGCGGGAATGGTTGGAGTGGGGGGAGGCATTTTTTTAAGTCCCCTTATCCTTTTTTTAGGGTGGGCGGATGCAAAAAAGACGGCCGCGGTTTCGGCGGGGTTCATCTTGCTGAATTCAACCAGCGGTTTGGTTGCCCGGCTTTTGGGAGGGATACCGGATTTTGCTCTTTTGATCCCCCTCGGGGCTGCGGTTTTCATAGGAGGACAAATTGGGTCCAATCTAGGAGCCACCCGCTTTCCAGCTAAAATGATTCAGCAGTTATTGGGGATTGTTTTATTTTTGGCTTCTCTCAAGGTTCTTCCTGATTTAATTCAATAGTGAATGTGGGAAGTGAGCCTTTTTGTGTGTCCTCTAC
This DNA window, taken from Nitrospiria bacterium, encodes the following:
- a CDS encoding sulfite exporter TauE/SafE family protein translates to MNSNSYLFWILPFLFFGAAFLYSSVGHGGASAYLAILVLAGFPYSEIAPLVLMFNLIVSSGGFYHFWRGGHFSGKLLFPFVLTSIPAAFWGGSLEVSSQLLSWVLFLTLFLAGLRFLLLRKTIQPVAHLNSTTLYLLGLPMGFVLGGVAGMVGVGGGIFLSPLILFLGWADAKKTAAVSAGFILLNSTSGLVARLLGGIPDFALLIPLGAAVFIGGQIGSNLGATRFPAKMIQQLLGIVLFLASLKVLPDLIQ